Proteins found in one Aquibium microcysteis genomic segment:
- a CDS encoding SDR family NAD(P)-dependent oxidoreductase: MAADPALVGRVAIVTGASRGLGLEMALEMAAAGMRVMLTASRPGQALDEAMEAARKAATDGVGPTGRDNVAGIVADVRSYATCEAAVAETVARFGRVDVLVNNAGVGMRLISERFNTEPTRFWEAAPEAWKAIVDTNVTGAFNMARAAVPGMVARGFGKVVNVSTSDQTMVRRGYSPYGPTKAALEAASRVWAQDLAGTGVTVNVYLPGGAADTDLLPSGPGKKGADGNLLPPSIMRRGILWLCSDASNGETGGRYIARLWNDALAPDEAAAGARAPHADKPQIM; this comes from the coding sequence ATGGCGGCGGATCCGGCGCTCGTCGGGCGCGTGGCGATCGTAACGGGGGCGTCGCGCGGGCTCGGGCTCGAGATGGCGCTCGAGATGGCGGCGGCGGGCATGAGAGTGATGCTGACCGCTTCCCGGCCGGGCCAGGCGCTCGACGAGGCCATGGAAGCGGCGCGCAAGGCGGCGACCGACGGTGTGGGGCCGACGGGTCGCGACAACGTCGCCGGCATCGTCGCCGACGTCCGTTCCTACGCGACCTGCGAGGCCGCGGTGGCGGAGACGGTCGCGCGCTTCGGCCGCGTCGACGTGCTGGTCAACAATGCCGGCGTCGGCATGCGGCTGATCTCGGAGCGCTTCAACACCGAACCGACGCGTTTCTGGGAAGCCGCGCCGGAGGCCTGGAAGGCGATCGTCGACACCAACGTGACCGGCGCCTTCAACATGGCGCGCGCGGCGGTGCCCGGCATGGTGGCGCGGGGCTTCGGCAAGGTCGTCAACGTCTCGACCAGCGACCAGACCATGGTGCGCAGGGGCTATTCGCCCTACGGCCCGACGAAGGCGGCGCTGGAGGCGGCCTCCCGGGTCTGGGCGCAGGACCTCGCGGGCACGGGGGTCACGGTCAACGTCTACCTGCCGGGCGGGGCGGCCGACACCGATCTGCTGCCATCGGGACCCGGCAAGAAGGGCGCCGACGGCAACCTGCTGCCGCCTTCCATCATGCGCCGCGGGATCCTCTGGTTGTGCTCTGACGCCTCCAACGGCGAGACCGGAGGCCGCTACATCGCCAGGCTCTGGAACGATGCGCTGGCGCCGGACGAGGCGGCCGCGGGAGCCCGCGCGCCGCACGCCGACAAGCCCCAGATCATGTGA
- a CDS encoding aldehyde dehydrogenase — translation MREALSDHPIRVTGFVAGGFVDASGEEIAVLDPSTERQIAVLHESDADEVDRAVSAARRAFDHGPWPRVSIAERQKALMAIHDLILSHADELAALETINTGIPLGQTKLMHVTRAAQNFRFFSEYVNQAGGDVFTQEPGLMSLVTYEPIGVCGLIGPWNMPLGLTAMKIAGALAFGNCCVVKPSELTPLTVTRLFELIGRAGILPDGVLNLVNGRGHVTGVSLVSHPDIDMVSFTGGTETGTAILTALAKGIKGGAMELGGKSASIVYADADLDLALDGAMLGSFMNNGQMCLAGSRIFVERRIAEPFIERFAARTKALAVGDPLATGTEIGPMINHAQRERMSRFAETGLKEGATLLAGGRRHTGFNAGYYFEPTAMLAPDNSGAIAQEEIFGPFATLQVFDEEDEVIARANDSKFGLVGYVWSEDLKRAMRTASSLRTGTVMVNTPIVRDLRTGFGGFKQSGLGREGAKGSRAMFTEMKTTIIAQERRHFPRMGVAGETA, via the coding sequence ATGCGCGAAGCGCTGTCCGACCATCCGATCCGCGTGACGGGCTTCGTCGCCGGCGGGTTCGTGGATGCCTCCGGCGAGGAAATCGCCGTGCTCGATCCCTCCACCGAACGGCAGATCGCCGTCCTGCACGAATCCGATGCGGACGAGGTCGATCGCGCGGTCTCGGCGGCGCGCAGGGCGTTCGACCACGGCCCCTGGCCGCGCGTGAGCATCGCGGAGCGGCAGAAGGCGCTGATGGCGATCCACGACCTGATCCTTTCGCATGCCGACGAACTGGCGGCGCTGGAGACCATCAACACGGGCATCCCGCTCGGCCAGACCAAGCTGATGCACGTGACGCGGGCGGCGCAGAACTTCCGCTTCTTCTCCGAATACGTGAACCAGGCCGGCGGCGACGTCTTCACGCAGGAGCCGGGGCTGATGAGCCTGGTCACCTATGAGCCGATCGGCGTGTGCGGGCTGATCGGTCCGTGGAACATGCCGCTCGGGCTGACGGCGATGAAGATCGCCGGCGCGCTCGCCTTCGGCAATTGCTGCGTCGTGAAACCGTCCGAACTGACACCGCTGACGGTGACGCGGCTGTTCGAACTGATCGGACGAGCGGGCATCCTGCCCGACGGCGTGCTCAACCTCGTGAACGGCCGCGGCCACGTCACCGGCGTGTCGCTCGTCTCGCATCCCGACATCGACATGGTTTCGTTCACCGGCGGCACCGAGACCGGGACGGCGATCCTCACGGCGCTCGCCAAGGGCATCAAGGGCGGCGCGATGGAACTGGGCGGCAAGTCCGCGAGCATCGTCTATGCCGACGCCGATCTCGACCTGGCGCTCGACGGCGCCATGCTCGGATCGTTCATGAACAACGGCCAGATGTGCCTCGCCGGCAGCCGCATCTTCGTGGAACGGCGCATCGCGGAGCCTTTCATCGAGCGCTTCGCGGCCCGGACGAAGGCGCTCGCGGTCGGCGATCCGCTGGCGACGGGGACGGAGATCGGTCCGATGATCAACCATGCCCAGCGGGAGCGGATGAGCCGCTTCGCCGAGACCGGCCTGAAGGAAGGAGCGACGCTGCTCGCCGGCGGGCGACGCCACACCGGCTTCAACGCAGGCTACTATTTCGAACCGACCGCCATGCTGGCCCCCGACAATTCCGGCGCGATTGCCCAGGAGGAGATCTTCGGCCCCTTCGCCACGCTGCAGGTGTTCGACGAGGAGGACGAGGTGATCGCCAGGGCCAACGACAGCAAGTTCGGCCTCGTCGGCTACGTCTGGTCGGAGGATCTGAAGCGGGCGATGCGCACGGCGTCGTCGCTGCGGACCGGCACGGTGATGGTCAACACGCCGATCGTGCGCGACCTGAGGACCGGATTCGGCGGCTTCAAGCAGTCCGGTCTCGGACGAGAGGGCGCGAAAGGGTCGCGGGCGATGTTCACGGAGATGAAGACGACCATCATCGCGCAGGAGCGGCGCCATTTTCCGCGCATGGGCGTCGCCGGGGAGACGGCGTGA
- a CDS encoding GntR family transcriptional regulator: MTSDRGARRDGGLIFVDPDMVSQLERAESSRPVERAYELIRRAILTGELRPGDHLREEPLAAMTGTSRTPVREALRRLVGEGLAIAENRHRFVADFSYEEVVIIFDVRARLESYAAAAAAQKITDEEIRSLERLVVEIDQIDPAGGAEAANAFVTLNSEFHSIIVNAARSRQLKLLTAQAVSLPLVLIKQFVWDQSINIRRSNEQHRDIIAALAQRNSEWAETAMAGHILSTKPRPRDAAPTRRR, from the coding sequence GTGACGTCGGACAGGGGTGCCAGGCGAGACGGAGGACTGATCTTCGTCGATCCCGACATGGTGAGCCAGCTCGAACGGGCGGAATCCAGCCGGCCCGTCGAGCGGGCCTACGAGCTGATCCGTCGCGCCATCCTCACCGGCGAACTCAGGCCCGGCGACCACCTGCGCGAGGAACCGCTCGCCGCCATGACCGGCACGAGCAGGACGCCCGTGCGCGAGGCGCTGCGGCGCCTGGTCGGGGAAGGCCTGGCGATCGCCGAGAACCGCCACCGCTTCGTCGCCGACTTCTCCTACGAGGAAGTGGTGATCATCTTCGACGTCCGCGCGCGGCTGGAGAGCTACGCTGCAGCGGCCGCGGCACAGAAGATCACCGACGAGGAGATCCGCAGCCTCGAACGACTGGTCGTCGAGATCGACCAGATCGACCCGGCCGGCGGGGCGGAGGCGGCGAACGCCTTCGTGACGCTCAATTCCGAATTCCATTCGATCATCGTCAATGCGGCGCGCTCCCGGCAGCTGAAGCTGCTGACGGCCCAGGCGGTGTCGCTGCCGCTGGTGCTGATCAAGCAGTTCGTCTGGGACCAGAGCATCAACATCCGCCGCTCCAACGAGCAGCATCGAGACATCATCGCGGCGCTGGCGCAGCGCAACAGCGAGTGGGCCGAGACGGCGATGGCGGGACACATCCTGTCCACGAAGCCGCGCCCGCGCGATGCCGCGCCGACCCGGCGGCGCTGA
- a CDS encoding polysaccharide deacetylase: MHYDYVPLPKRKPLQWPDGKRLAVILTTNFEYWDKVQPTDKKYYPGGPGIVGGDLPGNVYDNPNFTWREYGQRVGVWRMFDVFDAEGVTSSCTMNAKMAIERREVIEAALSRGYEIVAHNYVQDELLTDYMFDEDKERAVIKRTLDVYEQAVGKKAKGWLSSSLRSTLNTIDILSEEGLIFVTDLLNDDQPYLVKTRSGRPMVSVSYTSEVNDFSFLRQGLTVETGFMMFKEQFDWLYAESARSGRFMNIGLHPHVIGQPFRIRALRDFIRYAKQFEGVWFATREEIAEWYLENHQSHIEPDPA; this comes from the coding sequence ATGCACTACGACTACGTCCCGCTGCCAAAGCGCAAGCCGCTGCAATGGCCAGACGGCAAGCGTCTGGCCGTGATCCTGACCACGAATTTCGAGTACTGGGACAAGGTCCAGCCCACCGACAAGAAGTACTATCCGGGCGGTCCGGGCATCGTCGGCGGCGACCTGCCGGGCAACGTCTACGACAACCCGAACTTCACGTGGCGGGAATACGGCCAGCGGGTGGGCGTCTGGCGCATGTTCGACGTCTTCGACGCCGAGGGCGTGACGTCGAGCTGCACGATGAACGCCAAGATGGCGATCGAGCGCCGCGAGGTGATCGAGGCGGCGCTGTCCCGCGGGTACGAGATCGTCGCGCACAACTACGTCCAGGACGAACTCCTCACCGATTACATGTTCGACGAGGACAAGGAGCGCGCCGTGATCAAGCGCACGCTCGACGTCTACGAGCAGGCCGTGGGAAAGAAGGCGAAGGGGTGGCTGTCGTCGTCCCTGCGTTCGACGCTGAACACGATCGACATCCTGTCGGAAGAGGGGCTGATCTTCGTCACGGACCTGCTCAACGACGACCAGCCCTACCTGGTGAAGACGCGCAGCGGCCGGCCCATGGTCTCGGTCTCCTACACGTCGGAGGTCAACGACTTCTCCTTCCTCCGGCAGGGCCTGACGGTGGAGACGGGTTTCATGATGTTCAAGGAACAGTTCGACTGGCTCTATGCGGAGAGCGCAAGGAGCGGCCGCTTCATGAACATCGGTCTGCATCCCCACGTGATCGGGCAGCCGTTCCGCATCCGCGCCTTGCGGGACTTCATCCGGTACGCCAAGCAGTTCGAGGGCGTGTGGTTTGCGACCAGGGAGGAAATCGCCGAATGGTATCTCGAGAATCACCAGAGCCACATAGAGCCGGATCCGGCGTGA
- a CDS encoding arylmalonate decarboxylase, translating into MVDSLGYRMKFGVIAPSTNTSVQPEFDSMRPVGVTNHFSRIVIPDDPVHSDEDFNELVMRIRAATMEAIDAVKTCSPGALIMGMSAETFWDGKDRADTLKAQVEERAAMNVAMGSDACQAALKKFGDIKRIAVVTPYMPVGDEQVRRFFTDCGYEVVTVKGLKCKSPMLIAHETEQTLRDAIIEVNDPSVEAIVQAGTNLAMARVGAIAEFWLDKPVIAINTATYWHALRMNGIEDKVQGFGSLLAKY; encoded by the coding sequence ATGGTCGACAGTCTCGGTTACCGGATGAAGTTCGGCGTCATCGCGCCGTCCACCAACACGTCCGTCCAGCCCGAATTCGATTCGATGCGCCCGGTCGGCGTGACGAACCACTTCTCGCGCATCGTCATCCCGGACGATCCGGTCCACTCCGACGAGGATTTCAACGAACTCGTCATGCGCATCCGTGCCGCGACGATGGAGGCCATCGACGCCGTGAAGACCTGCTCGCCGGGCGCCCTGATCATGGGCATGTCGGCCGAGACCTTCTGGGACGGGAAGGACCGGGCCGACACGCTGAAGGCGCAGGTCGAGGAGCGGGCGGCCATGAACGTCGCGATGGGCTCCGACGCCTGCCAGGCGGCCCTGAAGAAATTCGGCGACATCAAGCGCATCGCGGTCGTGACGCCCTACATGCCCGTGGGCGACGAGCAGGTGCGCCGGTTCTTCACGGATTGCGGCTACGAGGTCGTGACCGTGAAGGGGCTGAAGTGCAAGAGCCCGATGCTGATCGCCCACGAGACCGAGCAGACGCTGCGCGACGCCATCATCGAGGTGAACGACCCGTCGGTGGAGGCGATCGTGCAGGCCGGGACCAACCTCGCCATGGCCCGCGTCGGCGCCATAGCCGAGTTCTGGCTGGACAAGCCGGTGATCGCCATCAACACGGCCACCTATTGGCACGCGCTGCGGATGAACGGCATCGAGGACAAGGTGCAGGGCTTCGGTTCGCTGCTGGCGAAGTATTGA